A genomic region of Helicoverpa zea isolate HzStark_Cry1AcR chromosome 8, ilHelZeax1.1, whole genome shotgun sequence contains the following coding sequences:
- the LOC124632503 gene encoding uncharacterized protein LOC124632503, whose protein sequence is MIADEVTSLVLPNSPHLPIVITLNPRKKIEAAQIPVKELKIKKEEGKHHGHHKIQLVRYPVTPPPKPVPKFPLNISWHPNTLCFKLEDEPVLIRVWIWNRSKRSIYFNCCGLWDDLARFGASWRCFPRTRIWLPPGLRSKLFVEATPHDASTIPGAVTYMQIAAGHLRDNVTGYFSIPIVAKFLKYNKPLLPEGE, encoded by the exons ATGATAGCTGACGAGGTCACCTCCCTCGTGTTACCTAATTCGCCTCATCTCCCTATAGTAATAACCTTGAACCCTCGCAAGAAAATCGAAGCTGCTCAG ATACCTGTAAAAgaactaaaaattaaaaaggaaGAAGGAAAACATCATGGACATCATAAAATTCAGTTGGTGCGATATCCTGTGACACCTCCTCCAAAACCAGTACCCAAGTTTCCATTAAATATTTCATGGCATCCAAATACTTTATGTTTCAAACTGGAAGatgaacctgttttaatcaGAGTTTG GATTTGGAATCGTTCCAAGCGTTCGATCTACTTCAACTGTTGCGGACTGTGGGATGACTTGGCGCGGTTTGGAGCTAGTTGGCGCTGCTTTCCTCGAACGAGGATCTGGCTGCCTCCAGGTCTGAGGTCGAAACTGTTTGTCGAAGCAACCCCTCACGACGCGTCCACAATCCCAGGCGCCGTCACCTACATGCAAATAGCTGCTGGACATCTGAGGGATAACGTTACGGGATACTTTTCAATACCCATCGTAGCCAAATTCTTGAAATATAATAAGCCCCTCCTACCTGAAGGTGAATGA